The genomic stretch CGCAGTGCCACGCAACACCGTTGTGGGGGTGACTCTGTCAGCAAGACAGTAGACAGGGTGTCTAGTGCTTGGGTGAGTGACGGTTGTGGGCTCGGTCACCCGAAGAACAAGTACCAACAAAagatggggtgggggtgtgacACTATGGGTGTTTGGACTTACGACATATCAAATTTCGAGCTGGGTTGTAGCGTGATCCTCAGTGAGTCCTGAGTACTTCTAAGTAGCGATCaatgagggtggggtggggtctACAAGTCTAAACGTAAAGGTGAACCCAGGATTCTGCGTTTTCGACTTCAAATGACCTCTGATATTTTCAATCATATAATTTGTTTACAGTGCTGTAACCTGTAGTGGTAAAGCAATATGATGATAACCCGTTTTCCATAGGAAATAATACTCCCAGTTCACACCAAGGCCTCTTTAACAACAAACGGCCCTGTACAACTAATAAACCTTATTAGACTAAAGTTGCTGGTACGCGTTATTCAGCGCCATAAAGAACAGTACTGCACCTCCCAAGGTGTCTGTTCTGCATTCTTCAAATGCACTGTGTTAATCAAAAGCaacgttttattattttaataataagcATTTATAATAGCTATATACATGGAAGCAaatgtgggggtggggggtgctTATTGTTTGGCAACATGATATCTGTCTGACTACAGATATTGCTGCTCGGTGAcaacaggttttatttttaaacctccTGTCATGCCAGTTCAGAAAATATGGTTTGTTTATTAAAGTATTAAGgccatatttattttatttttctgaaatactaGCAATTattgataacatctgtattaaCTCCATTGCATACTTTTGTGTGAAATAATGTTTAACTTTAAAGTTACCAAAAGGAACAATGAAACACTGGACTTTTCATCCTTagttaaaaaaagtatgtcATGTTCACTTAATCTAttcaacaaaaattgaaataataatgCCTGAGTAAATGGGAAAGGTATGAAAACTTATGTAAATATTAGCAAATGTAACagtatgtaaataaatgtactaCTATTTTCTGTAATAAACAGCCCTGGGGACAGGAGttcaattgtttttttaatgctagCTTGTCACAATGACATaaggaaatatttcttgtaaatatcATATGATACTGCTGATATATGAACAAATGACTATTGCACACATGAAATTAAAGGGAAATTAAGTCAAAATGCTTCTACAAGAAGTTTATCATTTCTGTGTACAGTGATGGAATTACTAACGCAGATTTATCGATAAAACAAATGATACATATATGAAATGTAACCCAAACACATCATTTGTGACCACTTGCATCAGACCACACATAGCTATCTAAACTGAGTTGTGAGGCTTTATCACATTCTGTAAGAATTTGAGGTTTTGACTTGGGTTAAAATTATCTAGGAGTTGGAGAACAGGCAGAAGATCACTAAAAAATGATACAAGTACAACCAGCCAACCTATCTATCAAATGTGGAGATTAATATAAACTCTTCTGGATAAAATACCAggttaatgtaaaaaaatatgggACCTTAAATAAGTaccctttattttaaaaatacacaaatatggATGGATAAAAATTATTGATCTGGGCctctccctccaaaaaaaagAGGAACATTTCACATcccccatccccccccccaaataaAGAACCCACTAGAAAGTAAACTATCATCACTTCTGCAAGTCTGCACACATTTTGTCTTAATAATTGTACAGGTGTTGGCAATTTTAACAAGGCTAATTTGTTTGGCAGTTTCGAATGGTTAATGTTTTTATGGTTAACGTTAATCATCATTATAGGCCTGATAAACTCAGTAGTATTCTTCATCCACTTTGAAAATGAATAATAGCTAAACATTCAcatattttcatctttaaacTAACTTGTGGGAATCCCATAATGACTTCATTATGACAACAGTAATCTGCACGCTCTTCTTGTTTATAATCCTCttatacaaatataatatttctcatcCTATAAAAATTGTTCTGTTTACTGAAACAACCTTTTGGAGGAAGTTTTTCTGATCCAATTTTATGACTTAGTCATCTGCTTCCTTGTGTGAAGAGCAGCACATTACCATTGTTTAAGGGTCCCACTCATCAAACTACTTATGCCTGCAAAACAGTAGCAACAAGGAATACTACTAAAGCAGCCACAAGGAAGTGAGACTGCATTGTCATGGTTCAGATCGAGAAGCTTGCAGAAAAAGCACCTAAAAGTAACAAGTCCCTGATGATCTTTTCCAAAAAATGCATAAAGTTTTATCAAATAACAAAGAATTTAGTCATAATGGTTTTCAGCAAGTAAACTAAATatgagataaataatttttctaagATTCTAGGGAGAGGTAATAAGAAAACTCCATATACTAGGCTGTAAACTGCACAGGTATTACATAAGTTTAGCTATAAACACATGTTGACAGGACTTCTACAGAAAGTTATTTAGACCAGCATACAATTTATGTAGGAGCTTTGGTACTCGGCATAATGCACGTTtccttgtaaagttttttttttatgccaacAACCAATGCACAAAGAAGAGGGCAATATAACTTAAATATGACTAAGGATTTTGCCTTTTGCTCTATCATATCATGCTTCATCATACACTATTATGACACTTTCTTATTTAACATCCAGGTCTGACTCTTCAAAATATCACCATGGTAaccatgaagaaaatatttacttctcaGACAGTGGCCTCTGTAATACTGGTCATACTTTAACCTGTGTGCGAGTCATTACTACAAGAATCAAAAATTGCACAACCTCGTTGGTCTGTTTAgtgtaaattaaatttcaattagGAAAGTTAAGCTCTATTGTAAGCAAGAGATCATAATACTACTTCATGACCCTTTTATCCTCtgaaatgagtaaaaaaaaatgtaaatctagAAATCAGAGTACCCTAAATTATTTCTTACCTTGGCCAACCTTGCTCGCTTGATGAGGTCATTCAACTTGCGCAAAGCAGCGTTCCTTGGCAAACTCTGTAAATCTCGGAAAAGGTCTTTCTCTTCCAGTTCAAAGAGTCGCCTGTTCATGTCAAACTGTAAGGGTTGGTCCCAGAAAGAACCTATATACACTCGTGCAACTTCAGGTGTGCTCAGTACCTTACCCAACGACCACATCAGGGCACCATAAACTCGCATCAATTGCTGGTGATCCACCATGTCTGCCTTGTTGAGTACAATGCGGATCTTGTCATCGTAACCTTTGATGGCCTCAATAGCTCTTCGAAACTCGTCAGAGATATCCAGTTTGTGAGCATCAAAGAGCAAGATGATCCTATCGACACGCTCGGCAAACCATTCCAACACCCCTGTGAAATCGTAGCCCCTGTCGATACGCTGTTTCTCTCCTGACAAGATACCTGGAGTATCTACAATAGTTATACTGTTTAAAACTGGGTTGTTTAGCTGCGAACACTGGAATCTATTGAGAAAGGCATTGCCAAACTTTGACAAAGGCCGAAACTGCTTCTTCGGGTCTACCACAAGAGCATTTCCAGGAATGACACCCTCTTGGCTGTTGTGCATTACTGCAATAAAACGATCTGTCGTTGGTTCTGGTCCGATTCTGATTCCGGGAAAGTCCTGTTCTAAGAGATATCTAATAAATGTAGTTTTTCCTGTGGAATACTGACCGATAAGAAGAATCATGGGCTTCGCATCAAAATCTGGATCATCAAGGGGTGGAGAATGGAAGTCGTGAAATTTGTACGTTTCTTCCAACGGCAGTAGCTTTCCCTTGTATATCTTTTTAAGTCCTTCCACCACATTGTCATAAACTTCTGGCTCCTTCTTTCGGCGATCATCTGATAACCACTTCATGATCTCTGTGCTTTAGTTTCagttgaaagtttaaaaaaaaaaactttatattgtGCTGTCTTCTCCGGCAAACTGCCGTGTCGATGGGCTGCTTTTAGCGGAAGTGGGATGTCAAGAAAAGCCTGCGCAGCCGCACACTCAGTTTCAACTTTAACCTTGCACCCGAAGGCCGCGACGTTGACGTCAGCTCTATGTTTTGGTTTTGCGCGATCTCAGGACAACATCGACAACGCATTCAGCAGTGTACATTTTCTGTGGGTTTCCCAGGCCCTAATCGCCTTTGGTATGTTCATTGACAGTAAGTTCTATCGAATAATGTAACAGCAACGTTTGAGTGACAAGCgatatttcaaaaagaattctCAAGAACCTTAGTAGTAGAGAATAGTGAGAGTTAATAAATGTCAGCTGGATGACAGGCAGCTCCTGTCATGGCCGCTGGTTCAGTGGTTGCAGGTCGACAAACAGTTGTGTTGTTATTTCTTCATAGAAGCGTAGCATTTTAGTTCTGTTCGTTtgcatgttttaaaagattttcagGTCATCCCAGACGGGAATGTATGCGTGGGTTCAATTAAAAGGAAACGGAATTTGTTTTGACTAAAGCGATCTAAACAAAAGCAATTCTGTGTTTTTACCAGTGTTGTGAGCGCTGCAACTTAAAGAGCCAAACAAAGGAGCATTCATACGATGCACACATAACGTAGAAAGTTTCGGTAATAATTGTGTGGCAATATATGGTTTGTCGTAGGAGTTATATTATCAATAGGAAAGTACATTTGTCTGTGATAAGCAGACTATATAGCCGACCATTTAATTCCTTGAATTAACGAACGCTACATGGTCATATACTTGGTAAGAAGTAACTTTGTCATCATGTCAATGTTATCTGTactaaacattattaaaaaccATATGCAagataaataattctttttcatAGCTAAATAAAAGCTCATATCACATAACACTTTTTTACATTGGTGTAAACGTTGCAAAAAGAACTTCTTTAATCAAATGTTACAGAACTACAACACTCTCTATATGAATGTTACTAATCTCATTCATTATTTTGGTATCCACAGTAGTAGAGATTTTGATTACTCTGACAAAAAGTGCCAAATGAAATGATATCATctgagaaaatatatatatattgtcacctatctttctctctgtgtgtgtttctgtaagAGTAGGAATAGAAGAGTAAAAAAgtaattcttctttctctttcacagaGTTTAAATTTCAGCTTGTGGTTTAGAAATGGGACGAATCTTTCTGCAGCACATCGGCGGTACAAGGCTGTTCTCATGTGCCAGCTGTGATGTACCATTAACTAATCGTGCTGAGCTTATTTCTACAAGATTTACAGGTCAGCATAAAAATCAATGTGTTAAAATATACCATTTATGCACACTTGGccttaaaattttgtttttgtatttcagtATTATCtctcatgttaaaaaaagaaataatacatttaGGTCATGTCGTAGGACCAGAAGTTTCTGTCAATAAACTAAgcaaattgtgtttgttgttgcagctgctgatttgtatatattatacatttttatggtTGATAAACAAGTTGGATGGTTCCTTTTACTGTTATTACTAGTTAATTtttagcataattttttttcttgtgtagaTTTCAAATTGTGTTGCTGGATATggtcttttttgtaaaaaagtatatgtatttgtaaatatgtacaaagttgtaaatattttttggacaATACAACAATTATATAAAGGCTTTCTAAACTGATTACACTGTTTGCCATCATTGAAGGTGCCACAGGTAGATTCTATGCCTTTATCCTCTTCAAACTCGATCCCTAGTGTCAATCTCAGTCTAGTGAACCGTGCAAGACTCGCTCAGATCGTGTCCATGCTGACTGGCCGCCACATGTCCGTGAGTTACTCGTCTAAACATTCTGATGCCAATTAGGGTGGATTAAACTATGAGTTGCCACTGAAGAAAACCAGCGCTACAAAGAAGGCCGTGTCATCTTGGAGAGAGCATTGGTCACAGAGAGTGAGGGCTTCGAAGAGCATGTGCCAAACGACAGCTGATCGAGCAGTGCCACCTGAAGCATCACTTGTAAATACTAAGAAAGACTCAACGGAAGGAGAGAGCAGTCTGCTCATGTGTATAGATGGATCATTTACCTGATTTGCTTTGTGAAACACAGAGACTttcttgaatttctctgtttttaaaaaaaattatgtgatgAGGTCATGGTTTTCTCTGCAGTTTGGTTACACATATCACTGGCAGTTCCACAGAAGTAGGTGAGGAGTTTGGAGCTTTCTGTGAAGGTTTAAGATGGTGGAAGTACTAGGTGTTATCAAATATAAGATTGGTAATAACCCAAACATgaaagaaaccaaaacaaaaattacaagagACTGATGATCTGAATTGGACTGATAATGGGCATGTGCAAAAATGCAGGCATAGAACTGCAAACCCCCTACCCCAGTAAAAAGAAGGCACTGAACTATATACACAATGCTTGAGCATTACTGAACAGATAGTGTTTTCTACTCAAATTTAGAATGGGCACATAAAGAGCTTGTACAGGTATCTCACAATGAGAACAGAAACAGGCCAAATGAATATGTGCTAGGAAACCCTTACATCAATTGaagcaacataaacaaaaaactatatTATGACATACAATCTTGTGCTGTGCAGATGGATTTCCAACAGTTCAAATAGTTACTAAATTTTTTCCTGTTGTCGTTACTATTCCAAACGCTTTCTTAACCATGTTTCCcccatttatttctttttttggacATGTCTGGTGTGCAGTAGTGAAATAATATGCAGAATTTCAGACTTGGAAATTGAATTCTGAACTTTAACTTTCAAAGGTAAGCATTAAGCTATCCCTTTCTTCAGCCATTTACTTGTGTCCCTTTGCTTGACCTCACATTATCAAGTCACGGAGGTAAGCTTTCCATGTATTTTCCATActgccttttttattttatgcttacCACATTTTAGCTTTAGTCTGGTAGCAGTCCATTCTAGTATTGCTGGTTGCCGATTTTGTATGCTTTCCAAGGTTTGGTTAAAAGTATTATGTAGGACTAAACTAGACATCTTGACTGAGGATGTGGTTGCTGCCTGTTAATGTTTTGCATATATTGACATTTACTTTAACCTGATCTGTTCtatgtgaatttgtttttttaattgttcgttTGGGATACATCTTCTTATTTCAGTTGAATAGTGTTATTAAATTAGTAAGATCTTTGTTGCTGTCAAATTATGATAGGCTAAATAACTTTTAACTTCTGTCAGATGATGAATGGAGGTGGTGTCCAGTACATTGATTTCATCAATTCATGAAAACTAAATTTATGACTTAAAGTTGTATTGTCTGTTACAGGTTGAGTCATTGCTTTGTATAACTTCATTGATCTATAGTAGGGTTTAAAAATTGACCATTTATTCTATGAAGATCTGTGGGACTTGGCAGATGGCTTTGGCAGCTAATTGCAGTTGTATAGAAGTGATGGAGGACCAACTCCAAATATTACTCTTGCCAGTGTAGTAATTTGAGACTGGGTGTTTGAAACTATGTTTGACAGTTTTTAAGAAGAACTATATAAACATTTGCCAAGGAAAGTAGAGATGGTTTTAGcaatttgtatatttgtaatgaataaaaccagtttttttttttttatctcatgaAATGGATGATGAAAATGGTTTTGGTATAGCTTCACTcagtttaataattttaaaaattaatgtgatgttattgtttttctatCGCAAAATCTGTCAATGTGTTGAAATATTGGGTGGGGATCAGGAGCAGATTATAGGATGAATCCCTTTTAAACAGAATCTACCAAAGCTGGCCGAAAGCTTAGAAAACACTCATTTTTGCAGGTATCTGGTTTTATCATGCCAGGCATTAATGCAACAACTATAAAGCTAACCAAGCGGGAGGGTTACTTGACATAGAGCTATGAACATCATTGATGACCAACCCTGAAGTAAGATCAATTGTTAAGTTTCACTGTAATCTGCAACTTTTATTTGGACTTCAAGAGCTGTGGTGAAGGTTGTTTTGCAAGCAGTTATTTCTGAAAAGCAGATTTCATAGCTTTCTTTTTCATGAGTTTCGGGAGTAAATGTTGAGTGATGATTCAAATGATTTTGTTATATGGTTATTTGCACTTCAGTTTGCTATTGTTCCATGTGTACTTCACTactactgtatttttattacctcAAGTGATTTTGAAGCCTTAGAAAAGTGTATCTTTTTGTGATAGTAGTATGGAGAGCCATGAATGCGTGCA from Pomacea canaliculata isolate SZHN2017 linkage group LG8, ASM307304v1, whole genome shotgun sequence encodes the following:
- the LOC112571365 gene encoding EH domain-containing protein 3-like; translation: MKWLSDDRRKKEPEVYDNVVEGLKKIYKGKLLPLEETYKFHDFHSPPLDDPDFDAKPMILLIGQYSTGKTTFIRYLLEQDFPGIRIGPEPTTDRFIAVMHNSQEGVIPGNALVVDPKKQFRPLSKFGNAFLNRFQCSQLNNPVLNSITIVDTPGILSGEKQRIDRGYDFTGVLEWFAERVDRIILLFDAHKLDISDEFRRAIEAIKGYDDKIRIVLNKADMVDHQQLMRVYGALMWSLGKVLSTPEVARVYIGSFWDQPLQFDMNRRLFELEEKDLFRDLQSLPRNAALRKLNDLIKRARLAKVHAYIISYLKKEMPSMFGKDTKKKELISKLGDIYTAIQREHQISPGDFPNLKRMQEQLAFHDFTKFHQLKPKLLESVDQMLANDIARLMQMIPHEEAEMMQNNATVHGGAFEGYTESPFGIGRGEGVDAGRGEHEWVVSHEKYEYDEVFNKLNPVNGKITGAAAKSEMVKSKLPNSVLSKVWKLADIDHDGMLDADEWALANHLIRIKLDGHDLPSDLPDHLIPPSKRDDMS
- the LOC112570358 gene encoding LOW QUALITY PROTEIN: protein yippee-like 5 (The sequence of the model RefSeq protein was modified relative to this genomic sequence to represent the inferred CDS: inserted 1 base in 1 codon; deleted 1 base in 1 codon; substituted 2 bases at 2 genomic stop codons) is translated as MGRIFLQHIGGTRLFSCASCDVPLTNRAELISTRFTGATGRFYAFSSSNSIPSVNLSLVNRARLAQIVSMLTGRHMSVSYSSKHSDAXLGWIKLXVATEENQRYKEGRVILERALVTESEGFEEHVPNDSXSSSAT